The window CTGGCGGCACAAAGCTTTGGCTGGCCGCCCGGCGTGCTGGTGAGCTGGCTACCTGACGCCCATCTGGCACTGGCCCAGTGGGGCACGGCGATGTTCATCGGCGCCATTCAGGTGGCATTGCCAGCCATGTGCGCGCTGCTGCTGATCAACTTTGCATTCGGTGTCATGAGCCGGTCGGCCCCGGCACTGAACGTGTTGTCGGTGGGTTTGCCGGCGGCGCTGATCTTCGGGCTGCTGGCCATGTACGTGGCCTTGCCCGCCCTGCAGCAGGTCTTGGACTACTGGATGGACCAGGCACTGGACTCGATCGGCGCGATCTACACGCGATAGCGGTTAGCGGCGGTTAGGGAGTATCTGCAGCGTCTGACGTGCCGCTGACCAGATGCACGATGTTGCACGGACTGGCGATCCAGTAGCCGTTGAAGTCCGGGGGCAGGGGCTCGACGGCGTCGCAGCGCACCACGCCCGCCTGCGCCAGCCGCTGCGCTGCGGCAGCGGGGTCGTCGGAGGTGACTTCCAGCCAGATCTCCGCCTGTGTGCAGCCAGGCACGCAATCGATCCATAGCTGTTTGTCCCCGAACGCAAAGCGCGGCGTCTCGAATTCACCCGCCGGGGTCAGTTCGTCCAGCCCGAGTACATCTCGGTAGAACGCGACCGTGGCCTCGAATTCGTGGGGCGGGACCTTCATCGCCATGTTGCGGCCGGGTTTAAAGGCAGGTGTCATGGGGCTGGCCTCATCCTGTGATGCGGGTGGTCAAACGGCCGTTACGGCATACCCCGCGCGCGGAAAATGCACATGCACTGCGCCAAACTGCGGGGTGTCACGCTGCACAATCACACGGTGTTGGGTGGCCGCGGCGAGTTTGCCAGTCACGGGCACCACACCGTAATCCGCCGGCGCGACCTGCACCGTTTGGCCGGGTTCCACCTCGGGCAGGTCACTATGGGCAGGCAACGGACGCGGGGCGGTGTCGGCCGCGGCAGCAAAGGCCTGGTCTCGATGGATCTCGCTGCGCTCGCCGTGCCCGATCTCGGTGACGGCGCGGTACCAGCGCTGGACACGGGGGCCGGCATCCAGGGGGCGGCGGCTGCACAAGACGTGCAGCCACAGCGGATGGTAGACGGCGAAATCCGCCACACCCGGTTGCTCGCCGGTGATCCATGGCGCTGCCTCCAAGCGGCTCTCGATCGCGGTCAGCATCGATTGCATGATGTGCTGACTCTTGGCCTGGCTCGGGGGGCGGACCGTGCCGCCGCGCATCAGCTTGGCGCGGTCTCTAACGAAGCGCGCCATGCCCAAGGGGCCGAAGGTCATCAGCATGGTCGTCAGGAGACGCGCCGGGGGCACCGCTGAGATCGCCGCGAAGAACAACTCGTGTTCGGCCCGGTCCATGAGCGCTGCTGGCTCACCGGTCACCGTGCTGGGGTCCACCGCGGGTTGGTCGGTCAGGCGGGCAACTTCCATCGCGATCAGACGCGTATCGCAGAATAAATCGGCCCCCAGCTGCGCCACCGGGATTCGTCGATAGCCGCCCACCAACGGGTCGAGATTCGGTCGGGGTGGCCAGGCGGGCGAACGCAGCGACTGCCAGTGCATCCGGGTCAGGCCGAACATCAGCCTGATCTTCTCCGCGTAGGGAGAATCGTCGTAGTGATGCAGAATCATGGACGGTGGCATGCGGTCTCCTGTCAAACAATGTGTTCAGGCACTGGCCTCAGAAAGCGTCGCGATGATCGGTTGGCCTTCCGTGACGATGATGGTGTGCTCGTATTGGGCCGAGCGATTGGCCGGATGCCCAACCAGGGTCCAGCCGTCATCGGCTTCTTCGACAACGGTGCTGCGGGTGGACAAGAACGGTTCGATGGCCAGAACCTGGCCGCGTTTGAGCCGGCGGCGGTCGCGCCGGTTGAAGTAGCTGACGATCCCGTCGGGTTCCTCGTGGAGGCTGCGGCCAATACCGTGCCCCCCGAGATTGCGGATGACCTGAAATCCGTGCGCCCGGGCGGTGGTCTCGATGGCCTTGCCCAGGCCGTTAATGGGAGCGCCGGCTCGGGCCTGCGTCAGCGCCCGGTCAAGTGCCTGCCGGGTGGCGCTGCAAAGCCGGGTGGCGGTGGTGCTCGCGGGTGGCACGACCATCGTCGCCCCCGTGTCCGCGTAGTAACCCCCGACTTCGGCGGATACATCCACATTGACCAGGTCGCCGCCCTGGATCACCCGCGCGCCCGGCACCCCGTGGGCGGCTTCTTCGTTCACGCTGATGCAGGTCGCCCCGGGGAAGTCGTACATCACCCTCGGAGCAGACAGCGCGCCAAAGCCATCCAGCAACTCGGCGCCTAGCTGGTCCAGCTCTGCGGTGGTCATGCCGGGCTCGATGGCATCGAGCATGGCGTCGCGGACCCGTGCGACCACGCGCCCGGCCCGGAGAATACCGTCGACGTCGGCTTCGCCTTGTACCGTCATGCCTGGACCCTGGCAGGGGTCGGTGCGGGTGCATGCACGCCCAGCAGCAATGCCCGAGGGTCCCCGTGGGCTTTGTAAATGGCGTACAGCAGATAGGGAAAGCTGAACATCCCGCCCATGACCACGCTTAAAACTCCGAACACATAGGCGCGACCATCTGCGCCTTCCCGCCACACCACCCAGGTCGCCAGCAACAGCAGATGGACGATGAAATCAAAGTCGAACTGGGCGCGCCAGCCCAGCGCCATCAGGTCGTGAACGGCGATGGCCGGCCAGAACAGTCCCTGCCACAGGATCGCCGCCATCGTGAAGCCGTAGATGGCCAGCGTTGAGATGATGAGCAGGCCGCGCAGAGGAGTCATGAGGCGTCTTCCTTGAGGATGTCGGTCACTGGGAATGCTGTATTTGGTCAGCTTGCGACGGGTTCGTGGCCCTGTACGCCAAACCGGAAGAGGCCGGCGGTGATCAGCGCTGTGGCGACGACCGACCCCCAGCCAATGAACTGGACAAAGCCACCCCACTGCGCCCAGGCACCGGTTGCGCCGTAATACAGCAGATACACGCAGGCGCCCTCGTTGCTGACCAGCCCCATCCAGATCGGCCCCATCATTCGCCGGCCCTCCAGCGACGCGCGCAACCCAAAGTAGTAGCCCACGCAAAGCGCCAGATACGCCCAGCCGAGCATGCGGACAAACATGTAAGGCTTCGCTATGGTCGCAGATGCCTTCTGATGCTGCACTGACTTGAGAGGTCGTAGATCCCAGCATCATCGCTTGGTGGGCTCCGCCTCCTAGCTTCCTGAACCGGGCGGATCAGGCAGGAAATCCAGCATCTAACGATCATGAGACGACGGATGTGATGAATTGGCGCAGCGTGGCTGCGCCTTTGGGCGTCGCCAGCCACGCAAGCATCGCGCAGTGGATAAGCACTGTGCACCAGAACACACGTTGAAACCCCGGCTTGGCCGTCTTGTGGCGCAAGTGTTGTTGCGCTAGCAGCGCGCCGGGCCAGCCCCCGACGAGCGCCAGCCCATGCAGCCTGCGTTCCGGAGTGCGCCAGGCCCGGCGGCGCGCTGCAGCCTGATCAAGGCCATAGGCGACATAAGCCACCACACTCGCTACCACGCTCGCCGCCAGTACCCAGAGGGGAAGACGGCCAGTCGCGATGCCCCCGATGAGCCCGGCTGCGTAGAGTGCAATCGCCGTCACCGCAACGGGGCCGGTCTTGTTCGTCTGGCGCCTTGGTTGCACGGCCGCGGCGCGCGCACACCGCAGTGATTCTGCGCGTGCGCGGCCTCGGGAGTCTTTTCCTCGAATAAAGGACACCGCGTCCTGCTCGGCGGGGCGCTGCCCCTTATGAGGCCAGGCACTGATGTGGACGAACAAGCGCTCGCCTCCGGCCGATGGCGTGATGAATCCATAGCCCTTGGCATCATTCCAATGGGTGATTCGCCCTTGCTCACGCATGTTGATCCTTCGTGCTGGTCAAACCCGACTCCAGGCAAGCCGGCTGTCATCGAAATGGGCCCGTACACGCATTCGATGACGTGGACGGTCGCCCACAAACGCCCAGGCAGTTGGAGCAATACCAGTTTGCAGCGTCAGACATCCGCAGTGTGCGAATCATCCGCCAGGAGTCGTTTGCCCAAACTCACAACAGGGTCAACGCCGTAACCCAGTCGCTCATAAAACGCCAAGGCCGCGTCATTGCCGTCACGAACCTGCAGATTGATTTTTGGGCAACCGGCTGCCTTGAGTGCTGACTCTGCCGCTTGCATGAGCTGGCGACCTATACCCTGCAAACGCTCAGTGGGGGAGACCGCCAGATAATTAATCCACCCCCGGTGACCCTCATAGCCCGCCATGACCGTGCCCATCACTCGCTGATCTGCTGCCGCCACCAAGAACATCGCCGGCTGGACTGCAAGTTTGCGCTGGATATCGAGCTGCGGGTTGTTCCACGGCCGGATGAGGTCACAGGCCTGCCACAGCGCGATGACGGCGGGCTCGTCACTGGGTTGGAAGCTTCGGATCAGCATGCTGTGCAGTCACTCATGAAGAGCCTGGCCAGGCCAGACGGTGG of the Abyssibacter profundi genome contains:
- a CDS encoding glutathione S-transferase family protein, with the translated sequence MPPSMILHHYDDSPYAEKIRLMFGLTRMHWQSLRSPAWPPRPNLDPLVGGYRRIPVAQLGADLFCDTRLIAMEVARLTDQPAVDPSTVTGEPAALMDRAEHELFFAAISAVPPARLLTTMLMTFGPLGMARFVRDRAKLMRGGTVRPPSQAKSQHIMQSMLTAIESRLEAAPWITGEQPGVADFAVYHPLWLHVLCSRRPLDAGPRVQRWYRAVTEIGHGERSEIHRDQAFAAAADTAPRPLPAHSDLPEVEPGQTVQVAPADYGVVPVTGKLAAATQHRVIVQRDTPQFGAVHVHFPRAGYAVTAV
- a CDS encoding DUF1294 domain-containing protein, coding for MREQGRITHWNDAKGYGFITPSAGGERLFVHISAWPHKGQRPAEQDAVSFIRGKDSRGRARAESLRCARAAAVQPRRQTNKTGPVAVTAIALYAAGLIGGIATGRLPLWVLAASVVASVVAYVAYGLDQAAARRRAWRTPERRLHGLALVGGWPGALLAQQHLRHKTAKPGFQRVFWCTVLIHCAMLAWLATPKGAATLRQFITSVVS
- a CDS encoding GNAT family acetyltransferase, whose product is MLIRSFQPSDEPAVIALWQACDLIRPWNNPQLDIQRKLAVQPAMFLVAAADQRVMGTVMAGYEGHRGWINYLAVSPTERLQGIGRQLMQAAESALKAAGCPKINLQVRDGNDAALAFYERLGYGVDPVVSLGKRLLADDSHTADV
- the map gene encoding type I methionyl aminopeptidase, which translates into the protein MTVQGEADVDGILRAGRVVARVRDAMLDAIEPGMTTAELDQLGAELLDGFGALSAPRVMYDFPGATCISVNEEAAHGVPGARVIQGGDLVNVDVSAEVGGYYADTGATMVVPPASTTATRLCSATRQALDRALTQARAGAPINGLGKAIETTARAHGFQVIRNLGGHGIGRSLHEEPDGIVSYFNRRDRRRLKRGQVLAIEPFLSTRSTVVEEADDGWTLVGHPANRSAQYEHTIIVTEGQPIIATLSEASA